A genomic stretch from Lathyrus oleraceus cultivar Zhongwan6 chromosome 2, CAAS_Psat_ZW6_1.0, whole genome shotgun sequence includes:
- the LOC127122688 gene encoding uncharacterized protein LOC127122688: MAEQEQESARVRAELDEIKGGMSQMREMVQALTFRFKVSQATVISETTGPTMEVQLQRTLPSTLPPYGLPYDFVPQAEVVHDMGQPVQQVMPLPVYTDARPVIHTVAPPASYARHIPHFEDQHHMYQTVDSTFVGDEEIFEDFREVKENMQLLEKMFRDLEEDHVFGSAAKEMCLVYGLVIPAKFKTPDFEKYKGHTCPKSHLIMYYRKMAAHVEDDKLMIHYFQDSLSGAPSKWYLSLDQNRIICFQDLLDTFIKHYKYNMDMAPHRRQLQSMFQHDKESFKEYAQRWRELASQVEPPLAEKELAELFIDTTQPQFYQKMVGSASLGFSELVAIGARVEYSLRNGKLAAVNGTSNANPKKFSGGFPRKKEGETNVVIVGQGRAPPRRRPQQYSQQQYVQPPFPYSSPFQQRVAVPPTYEQAPVAPVYQQPRAQAPRYGTECEEQSSSSPGDPAVDAIEDASAGVMVEKVEDVKTPLAMFHARLVESGLINDSHENCEECATYPRGCQVVRDNIQDLMNKGVLQISSVTKNEDALVIEPCFNLPEPVEIPYYSGGVVPTNSHLLPAEICMPMPFPYESTKVVPWKYEITAMDKVAEGSAYVEVTEAVSEDVTNTAGMNRMTRRGRIYTPEFNVTPQGPTKEPTVATPSKEPEVVQFEDVVEFLKLIKRSDYKVVDQLHQTPSKISILSLLLNS; encoded by the exons ATGGCTGAACAAGAGCAAGAGAGCGCCCGAGTTAGAGCTGAATTAGATGAAATCAAAGGGGGCATGTCCCAGATGAGGGAAATGGTACAAGCTTTAACCTTCAGATTTAAGGTTTCGCAAGCGACTGTGATTTCAGAGACCACGGGCCCAACAATGGAAGTCCAACTTCAGAGGACGTTACCCTCAACCCTTCCTCCATATGGGCTACCTTACGACTTCGTCCCTCAAGCGGAAGTAGTGCACGACATGGGGCAACCTGTCCAACAAGTTATGCCATTACCGGTTTACACCGACGCACGCCCAGTCATCCATACCGTTGCTCCACCAGCTTCCTATGCTAGGCACATTCCGCACTTTGAAGATCAACATCACATGTATCAGACTGTCGACTCAACCTTTGTTGGTGACGAAGAAATCTTTGAAGATTTTAGAGAAGTAAAGGAGAACATGCAGCTCCTTGAGAAGATGTTTCGAGATTTAGAAGAAGACCACGTCTTTGGATCTGCTGCTAAAGAAATGTGCCTTGTATATGGGTTGGTGATTCCGGCCAAATTCAAAACTCCAGACTTCGAAAAATATAAGGGGCATACTTGTCCAAAGagccatctcatcatgtattacAGAAAAATGGCTGCACACGTGGAAGACGACAAGCTGATGATCCACTATTTTCAAGATAGCTTGAGTGGGGCTCCTTCCAAGTGGTATTTAAGTCTGGATCAAAATAGGATCATATGTTTCCAAGACCTGTTAGACACATTCATAAAACACTATaaatacaacatggacatggcacctCACAGAAGACAGTTGCAAAGCATGTTCCAGCATGACAAAGAGtccttcaaggaatatgctcagagatggagggaactGGCTTCTCAAGTTGAACCACCTCTTGCTGAGAAGGAATTGGCCGAACTATTTATCGATACAACCCAACCCCAATTCTATCAGAAGATGGTTGGAAGTGCTTCCTTGGGATTCTCCGAGCTTGTTGCTATAGGGGCTCGTGTCGAATATAGTTTAAGAAATGGCAAACTTGCGGCTGTAAATGGAACTTCAAATGCTAATCCAAAGAAGTTCTCTGGAGGGTTTCCCAGAAAGAAAGAAGGGGAAACAAATGTTGTGATTGTTGGCCAAGGAAGAGCCCCTCCAAGAAGGAGACCACAACAATATTCGCAGCAACAATATGTTCAACCACCCTTTCCCTATAGCAGCCCAT TTCAACAACGTGTTGCGGTTCCTCCAACTTATGAACAAGCACCAGTAGCTCCTGTCTATCAACAACCGAGAGCTCAAGCTCCAAG ATATGGGACCGAAtgtgaagaacaatcctcttcctCCCCTGGAGATCCCGCAGTGGACGCCATTGAAGATGCCTCTGCTGGTGTTATGGTTGAGAAGGTGGAGGATGTCAAGACTCCTTTGGCAATGTTCCATGCCCGGTTGGTGGAATCTGGCCTGATTAATGATAGTCATGAAAATTGTGAAGAGTGTGCCACATACCCAAGGGGGTGTCAGGTGGTACGAGATAACATTCAAGACTTGATGAATAAAGGAGTGCTTCAGATATCTAGCGTTACGAAGAATGAAGATGCGTTGGTGATTGAACCTTGCTTCAATTTACCCGAACCAGTTGAGATCCCATATTACAGTGGTGGAGTGGTTCCGACGAATAGTCATCTGTTGCCTGCTGAGATATGTATGCCCATGCCTTTTCCATATGAGAGCACCAAGGTTGTGCCTTGGAAATATGAGATTACCGCTATGGACAAGGTTGCTGAAGGAAGTGCGTACGTTGAAGTTACAGAAGCTGTGAGTGAGGATGTCACCAATACTGCAGGAATGAACAGAATGACCCGTAGAGGTCGAATCTATACGCCTGAATTCAATGTGACTCCTCAAGGGCCGACCAAGGAACCTACAGTTGCAACTCCCAGTAAAGAACCCGAAGTGGTCCAATTTGAAGATGTTGTTGAATTCTTGAAGTTGATCAAGAGAAGTGACTACAAAGTGGTGGATCAGTTGCATCAAACACCATCTAAGATCTCTATTTTGTCTCTGCTATTGAACTCCTAA